In Prescottella soli, a genomic segment contains:
- a CDS encoding Rv2732c family membrane protein, with amino-acid sequence MQRMSERGDTAGDENLPGGNGPDPMAEYQKDFEAAEKKIAGEIDPGVRAVVVAVCVLVLLLSFTLPHAGSANGWDVLVYAQPAVDEHIKLTSRIFVWLALVFGGVFSILALVTRRWVLAWIALAGTAVSAVFGMLAIWSRQTLPLAESGSAGPGIGLILGWITVIVLTFHWIKVVWSRTAMQLAAEEDRRRAAEEDAERGDWTV; translated from the coding sequence ATGCAACGCATGAGCGAGCGCGGCGACACCGCCGGTGACGAGAACCTGCCCGGCGGGAACGGTCCGGACCCGATGGCGGAGTACCAGAAGGACTTCGAAGCCGCGGAGAAGAAGATCGCCGGCGAGATCGACCCCGGGGTGCGCGCGGTCGTTGTCGCGGTGTGCGTGCTCGTGCTGCTGCTGTCGTTCACCCTGCCGCACGCCGGATCGGCGAACGGCTGGGACGTTCTGGTCTATGCCCAGCCCGCGGTCGACGAGCACATCAAGCTGACGTCGCGGATCTTCGTGTGGCTCGCGCTCGTCTTCGGTGGTGTCTTCTCGATCCTCGCGCTCGTGACCCGTCGCTGGGTGCTGGCGTGGATCGCGCTCGCCGGCACCGCGGTGTCCGCGGTGTTCGGCATGCTCGCGATCTGGTCGCGGCAAACTCTCCCGCTCGCCGAGTCGGGCAGCGCCGGTCCGGGGATCGGCCTGATCCTGGGCTGGATCACAGTCATCGTCCTGACCTTCCACTGGATCAAGGTGGTGTGGAGCAGGACCGCGATGCAGCTTGCGGCCGAGGAGGATCGACGTCGGGCAGCCGAGGAGGACGCGGAGCGCGGCGACTGGACCGTCTGA
- a CDS encoding amino acid ABC transporter permease codes for MTQQASVLFDAPGPRARIRNRLIAIVFGIVLIAVAAYVINVLADNGQLEADKWSPFLNHFTWTTYLLPGLKGTLLAASLSIVFALILGAVLGIGRLSDHRWVRWISGAFVEFFRAIPVLILMIFAYQAFAQYGIFPSSQLALAAVVVGLTLYNGSVIAEILRAGILSLPKGQTEAASALGMRKSQMMRLILLPQAITTMLPALVSQMVVALKDSALGYQIGYVELIRSGQQAASYYRNFFAALVVVGVIMVVINFALTSFATWLEKRLRTGSKKRGRPAVIPIDTTELDGVPGIDDFSDTMQPQPPR; via the coding sequence ATGACCCAGCAGGCGAGTGTTCTCTTCGACGCCCCCGGCCCTCGGGCCAGGATCCGCAACCGACTGATCGCGATCGTCTTCGGCATCGTCCTGATCGCCGTAGCGGCGTATGTGATCAACGTGCTGGCCGACAACGGACAGCTCGAGGCCGACAAGTGGTCGCCGTTCCTGAACCACTTCACGTGGACGACGTACCTGCTGCCCGGCCTGAAGGGCACGCTGTTGGCGGCGTCGCTGTCGATCGTGTTCGCGCTGATCCTCGGCGCCGTCCTCGGCATCGGGCGGCTCTCGGACCACCGCTGGGTCCGCTGGATCAGCGGAGCGTTCGTCGAGTTCTTCCGCGCGATCCCGGTGCTGATCCTGATGATCTTCGCCTACCAGGCGTTCGCGCAGTACGGCATCTTCCCGTCGAGCCAGTTGGCGCTCGCCGCTGTCGTGGTGGGCCTGACGCTGTACAACGGCTCGGTGATCGCCGAGATCCTCCGGGCAGGCATCCTGTCCCTGCCGAAGGGCCAGACGGAGGCGGCATCCGCGCTCGGCATGCGCAAGAGCCAGATGATGCGGCTGATCCTGCTCCCGCAGGCGATCACAACGATGTTGCCGGCGCTGGTGTCGCAGATGGTTGTCGCGCTGAAGGATTCGGCGCTCGGCTACCAGATCGGCTACGTCGAGCTGATCCGCAGTGGGCAGCAGGCGGCGTCGTACTACCGCAACTTCTTCGCCGCGCTGGTCGTGGTCGGCGTGATCATGGTGGTCATCAACTTCGCGCTGACGTCGTTCGCGACGTGGCTCGAGAAGCGCCTGCGCACCGGCAGCAAGAAGCGTGGTCGGCCGGCCGTGATCCCGATCGACACCACCGAGCTCGACGGTGTCCCCGGCATCGACGATTTCAGTGACACGATGCAGCCGCAGCCACCCCGCTGA
- a CDS encoding amino acid ABC transporter ATP-binding protein, whose product MISMKGVNKHYGDLHVLKNIDLEIPAGQVVVMLGPSGSGKSTLCRTINRLEPIDQGTVTIDGVPVPAEGRALARLRSDVGMVFQSFNLFAHKTVLENVMLAPVKVRRIDKAQAKERALALLDRVGIRTQADKYPAQLSGGQQQRVAIARSLAMDPKVMLFDEPTSALDPEMVNEVLDVMVNLAKEGMTMIVVTHEMGFARKAADRIIFMADGSILEDTDPDTFFTAPKSDRAKDFLGKILGH is encoded by the coding sequence ATGATCTCCATGAAGGGGGTCAACAAGCACTACGGTGACCTGCACGTTCTCAAGAACATCGACCTGGAGATCCCAGCCGGCCAAGTGGTCGTGATGCTCGGACCGTCCGGGTCGGGCAAGTCGACCCTCTGCCGGACCATCAATCGCCTCGAACCGATCGATCAGGGCACCGTGACGATCGACGGTGTGCCGGTCCCGGCCGAGGGCCGCGCCCTCGCCCGCCTGCGTTCCGACGTCGGGATGGTGTTCCAGAGCTTCAATCTGTTCGCCCACAAGACGGTGCTCGAGAACGTCATGCTTGCGCCGGTCAAGGTCCGCAGGATCGACAAGGCGCAGGCGAAGGAGCGCGCGCTCGCGCTGCTCGACCGCGTCGGCATCCGGACCCAGGCCGACAAGTACCCCGCCCAGCTGTCCGGTGGCCAGCAGCAGCGCGTCGCGATCGCCCGGTCGCTCGCGATGGACCCCAAGGTCATGCTCTTCGACGAGCCGACGTCCGCCCTCGACCCCGAGATGGTCAACGAGGTCCTCGACGTCATGGTGAACCTCGCGAAGGAGGGCATGACGATGATCGTGGTGACCCACGAGATGGGGTTCGCGCGCAAGGCCGCCGATCGGATCATCTTCATGGCGGACGGCTCGATCCTCGAGGACACCGATCCGGACACGTTCTTCACCGCGCCGAAGTCCGACCGCGCCAAGGACTTCCTCGGCAAGATCCTCGGACACTGA
- the miaB gene encoding tRNA (N6-isopentenyl adenosine(37)-C2)-methylthiotransferase MiaB, with translation METIDQNSGRSYEVRTYGCQMNVHDSERLSGLLEDAGYSKAAPGEQADLVVFNTCAVRENADNKLYGNLSHLAPVKEERPGMQIAVGGCLAQKDRDTVVKKAPWVDVVFGTHNIGSLPALLERARHNRKAEVEILESLEAFPSTLPAKRESAYAGWVSISVGCNNTCTFCIVPSLRGKEVDRRPGDILAEVQALVNEGVLEVTLLGQNVNSYGVSFADPELPRDRGAFAKLLQACGQIEGLERVRFTSPHPAEFTDDVIEAMAATPNVCPQLHMPLQSGSDRVLKAMRRSYRSAKFLGIIEKVRAAMPHAAITTDIIVGFPGETEEDFQATLDVVRQARFTSAFTFQYSKRPGTPAAEMEGQLPKAVVQERYDRLIALQEEITLEENRKLVGTEVELLITAGDGRKNAETARMSGRARDGRLVHFRPEGNLDGDLRPGDVITVVVTAAAPHHLVADDPILTHRRTRAGDSFERGVTPKTPPIGVGLGLPQVGVPAPLPAQMGCNA, from the coding sequence GTGGAGACGATCGACCAGAACAGCGGGCGCAGCTACGAGGTCCGCACGTACGGCTGTCAGATGAACGTGCACGACTCCGAGCGGTTGTCCGGCCTGCTCGAGGACGCCGGCTACTCGAAGGCCGCGCCTGGGGAGCAGGCGGACCTGGTTGTCTTCAACACGTGCGCGGTCCGCGAGAACGCGGACAACAAGCTGTACGGCAATCTCAGCCACCTGGCGCCGGTCAAGGAGGAGCGCCCCGGCATGCAGATCGCCGTCGGCGGCTGCCTCGCCCAGAAGGACCGCGACACCGTCGTGAAGAAGGCGCCGTGGGTGGACGTCGTGTTCGGCACTCACAACATCGGCTCGCTGCCCGCGCTGCTCGAGCGTGCCCGTCACAACCGGAAGGCGGAGGTCGAGATCCTCGAATCGCTCGAGGCGTTCCCGTCGACGCTGCCGGCCAAGCGTGAGTCCGCGTACGCGGGCTGGGTGTCGATCTCGGTCGGTTGCAACAACACGTGCACGTTCTGCATCGTGCCGTCGCTGCGCGGCAAGGAGGTCGACCGCCGCCCCGGCGACATCCTCGCCGAGGTGCAGGCGCTCGTGAACGAGGGCGTCCTCGAGGTGACGCTGCTGGGTCAGAACGTCAACTCCTACGGCGTCTCCTTCGCCGATCCGGAGCTTCCCCGCGATCGCGGTGCCTTCGCGAAGCTGCTGCAGGCGTGCGGGCAGATCGAGGGTCTCGAGCGAGTGCGGTTCACCTCGCCGCACCCGGCCGAGTTCACCGACGACGTCATCGAGGCGATGGCCGCCACGCCGAACGTCTGCCCGCAGCTGCACATGCCGCTGCAGTCTGGCTCGGACCGCGTCCTCAAGGCGATGCGCCGGTCGTACCGCAGCGCCAAGTTCCTCGGCATCATCGAGAAGGTGCGCGCCGCGATGCCGCACGCGGCCATCACGACCGACATCATCGTCGGCTTCCCGGGCGAGACCGAGGAGGACTTCCAGGCCACGCTCGACGTCGTCCGGCAGGCCCGCTTCACCAGCGCGTTCACCTTCCAGTACTCCAAGCGGCCGGGTACGCCCGCCGCCGAGATGGAGGGTCAGCTTCCCAAAGCCGTTGTGCAGGAACGCTACGACCGCCTCATCGCGCTCCAGGAGGAGATCACGCTCGAGGAGAACCGCAAGCTCGTCGGCACCGAGGTCGAGTTGCTGATCACCGCCGGTGACGGTCGCAAGAACGCCGAGACCGCGCGCATGAGTGGCCGGGCCCGCGACGGTCGGCTCGTCCACTTCCGGCCCGAAGGCAACCTCGACGGCGACCTGCGTCCCGGCGACGTGATCACCGTCGTCGTCACCGCGGCCGCACCGCACCACCTCGTCGCCGACGACCCGATCCTCACCCACCGGCGCACCCGTGCCGGAGATTCGTTCGAACGAGGGGTCACACCCAAGACCCCGCCGATCGGCGTCGGACTGGGACTGCCCCAGGTGGGCGTCCCCGCTCCGCTGCCAGCACAGATGGGATGCAACGCATGA
- the recX gene encoding recombination regulator RecX — protein MSDDFSHDDNSHYDRYGSDDVATGRRRTSNRGRGRPVGENGEPFELKGSPETLAARAKDVCLRLLTDRARSRAELDQKLVQKGYPRAVIDTVLDRLAEVGLVDDAAFAEQWVHSRHTYSGRGRRALATELRRKGIDQQTSTEALSQISADDEHERAAELVRKKLARTTAADIADRDDRDRLMRRLVGMLARRGYPSSVAFSVVKTELTNLGAETDGLAED, from the coding sequence ATGAGCGACGACTTCAGTCACGACGACAACAGTCACTACGACCGGTACGGCAGCGACGACGTCGCCACCGGCCGGCGACGCACCTCGAACCGGGGGCGCGGACGGCCCGTCGGCGAGAACGGCGAGCCGTTCGAGTTGAAGGGCAGTCCGGAGACGCTCGCGGCCCGGGCGAAGGACGTGTGCCTGCGGCTGTTGACCGACCGCGCCCGCAGCCGTGCGGAACTCGACCAGAAGCTCGTGCAGAAGGGCTACCCGCGGGCGGTGATCGACACGGTCCTCGACCGGCTCGCCGAGGTGGGGCTCGTCGACGACGCGGCCTTCGCCGAGCAGTGGGTCCACTCTCGGCACACCTACTCCGGGCGTGGTCGGCGCGCGCTCGCAACCGAGTTGCGCCGCAAGGGAATCGACCAGCAGACCTCCACCGAGGCGCTGTCGCAGATCAGTGCCGACGACGAGCACGAGCGGGCGGCGGAACTGGTCCGCAAGAAGCTCGCACGGACGACCGCCGCGGACATCGCGGACCGTGACGACCGGGACCGGCTGATGCGGCGACTCGTCGGCATGCTCGCGCGCCGCGGCTACCCGTCGTCGGTCGCGTTCAGCGTTGTGAAGACCGAACTGACGAACCTGGGTGCAGAAACCGACGGGCTCGCGGAGGACTGA
- a CDS encoding glutamate ABC transporter substrate-binding protein, with amino-acid sequence MRRIRIRSPRILGVVAALTAVVLTASACGSSEPRDVLADAADGHLTIGTKYDQPGLALREPDKTMTGFDVEVAKYIANYLGVPESGITWREAPSAQRENLIKNGEVDFVVGTYSITDNRKKVVDFAGPYYVAGQSLLVRADDDSITGADSLEGGKKLCSVSGSTPAQKIKKSYPGVQLQQFDSYSSCVEALHRGKVDALTTDDIILAGYAAQYPGEFKLAGQPFTTELYGVGLPKGDTEARMKINDAIEDMIATGAWERALQATMGESGYALPAPPTVDRY; translated from the coding sequence ATGAGACGCATACGAATCAGATCGCCCCGCATCCTGGGTGTCGTCGCGGCGTTGACGGCCGTCGTGCTCACGGCGTCCGCATGCGGCAGCAGCGAGCCGCGCGACGTCCTGGCCGACGCCGCCGACGGACACCTCACGATCGGTACCAAGTACGACCAGCCCGGGCTGGCGCTGCGCGAGCCGGACAAGACGATGACCGGCTTCGACGTCGAGGTCGCCAAGTACATCGCGAACTACCTGGGTGTCCCCGAGAGCGGGATCACGTGGCGGGAGGCGCCGTCAGCGCAGCGCGAGAACCTGATCAAGAACGGCGAGGTCGACTTCGTGGTCGGCACGTACTCGATCACCGACAACCGCAAGAAGGTCGTCGACTTCGCGGGCCCGTACTACGTCGCGGGCCAGTCGCTGCTGGTGCGCGCCGACGACGACTCGATCACCGGGGCGGACTCCCTCGAAGGCGGCAAGAAGCTGTGCTCGGTGTCGGGCTCGACCCCCGCGCAGAAGATCAAGAAGTCGTATCCGGGCGTCCAGCTGCAACAGTTCGACAGCTACTCGTCGTGCGTCGAGGCGCTGCACCGCGGCAAGGTCGACGCTCTCACCACCGACGACATCATCCTGGCGGGCTATGCGGCCCAGTACCCGGGCGAGTTCAAACTCGCCGGTCAGCCGTTCACCACCGAGCTGTACGGCGTCGGTCTACCGAAGGGCGACACGGAAGCGCGCATGAAGATCAACGACGCGATCGAGGACATGATCGCGACCGGCGCCTGGGAACGGGCGTTGCAGGCGACCATGGGCGAGTCGGGTTACGCGTTGCCGGCGCCCCCGACGGTCGACCGGTACTGA
- the miaA gene encoding tRNA (adenosine(37)-N6)-dimethylallyltransferase MiaA: MTERTPIAVVGPTATGKSDLGLDLAERLGGEIVNIDAMQLYRGMDVGTAKLAPAERRGIVHHQLDVLDVTETATVARYQESASRDVEDIRARGAVPIIVGGSMMYVQSLLDEWSFPATDPQIRAHWETVLAERGVAAVHAELARVDPDAAASILPTDGRRIVRALEVVQLTGQPFAASAPKIGEPRWGTVIIGVDRETEALDARIRLRTELMFDKGLVDEVQALVEVGLREGVTAQRAIGYAQVLAMLDGEYDLAEALERTFIGTRRYVRRQRSWFRRDPRVHWLDAADPNLVDDALRLVEGK, encoded by the coding sequence GTGACCGAGCGGACCCCGATCGCCGTCGTCGGCCCCACCGCGACCGGCAAGTCGGATCTCGGCCTCGACCTCGCGGAGCGGCTGGGCGGCGAGATCGTCAACATCGACGCGATGCAGCTCTACCGCGGAATGGACGTCGGCACGGCCAAGCTCGCGCCGGCCGAGCGGCGCGGCATCGTCCACCACCAGCTCGACGTGCTGGACGTGACCGAGACCGCCACCGTGGCCCGCTACCAGGAGTCGGCCTCCCGCGACGTCGAGGACATCCGCGCTCGCGGTGCGGTCCCGATCATCGTGGGCGGCTCGATGATGTACGTGCAGTCACTGCTCGACGAGTGGTCGTTCCCCGCGACCGATCCGCAGATCCGTGCGCACTGGGAGACCGTGCTCGCCGAGAGGGGTGTCGCGGCGGTGCACGCCGAGCTCGCGCGGGTCGATCCCGACGCCGCGGCGTCGATCCTGCCGACCGACGGTCGTCGCATCGTGCGGGCCCTCGAGGTCGTCCAGCTCACCGGGCAGCCGTTCGCCGCGTCGGCGCCGAAGATCGGCGAACCCCGTTGGGGCACAGTGATCATCGGTGTCGACCGGGAGACCGAGGCGCTCGACGCCCGGATCCGGCTGCGCACCGAGCTGATGTTCGACAAGGGGCTCGTCGACGAGGTCCAGGCTCTGGTCGAGGTCGGGCTCCGGGAGGGCGTCACGGCACAGCGGGCCATCGGGTACGCCCAGGTGCTCGCGATGTTAGACGGCGAATACGACCTCGCGGAGGCACTCGAGCGCACGTTCATCGGCACCCGCCGGTACGTCCGCCGGCAGCGGTCCTGGTTCCGGCGGGACCCGCGGGTGCACTGGCTCGACGCCGCCGACCCGAACCTCGTGGACGACGCGCTGCGGTTGGTCGAGGGGAAGTGA
- the hflX gene encoding GTPase HflX, whose protein sequence is MTKSHRTKFPSLSESPESSDRSAVSDRDEYFDDSAAPSVGEMQLDERSALRRVQGLSTELTDVTEVEYRQLRLERVVLVGVWTSGTAAQADASLSELAALAETAGSEVLEGLVQRRDKPDAATYIGSGKADELRQVVLATGADTVICDGELTPAQLTALEKVVKVKVIDRTALILDIFAQHATSREGKAQVALAQMEYMLPRLRGWGESMSRQAGGRAGSNGGVGLRGPGETKIETDRRRIRERMAKLRREIKEMKSARDTKRSHRLRSEIPSVAIVGYTNAGKSSLLNALTGSGVLVQNALFATLDPTTRRATFEDGREYVLTDTVGFVRHLPTQLVEAFRSTLEEVTDADLLLHVVDGSDPLPTDQIKAVREVITEVIRENDTAAPPELIVVNKIDAADPVVLTQLRGLLPGAVFVSARTGEGIDELRVRLSEIVRRPEVEVDVLVPYTRGDLVARIHSDGQILDSTHEETGTRMRVRVPESLASALVDYAGRA, encoded by the coding sequence ATGACGAAATCACATCGCACCAAGTTCCCGTCCCTGTCGGAGTCCCCGGAATCGTCCGACCGATCGGCAGTGTCCGATCGAGACGAGTACTTCGACGACTCGGCTGCACCGTCCGTCGGTGAGATGCAGCTCGACGAGCGCAGCGCCCTGCGCCGCGTCCAGGGTCTGTCCACCGAGCTCACCGACGTCACCGAGGTCGAGTACCGGCAGCTGCGGCTCGAGCGCGTGGTCCTCGTCGGCGTCTGGACGTCCGGCACCGCCGCGCAGGCCGACGCCAGCCTGTCCGAGCTGGCCGCGCTCGCCGAGACGGCCGGGTCCGAGGTTCTCGAGGGCCTCGTGCAACGCCGCGACAAGCCGGACGCCGCCACCTACATCGGTTCCGGCAAGGCCGACGAACTGCGTCAGGTGGTCCTCGCGACCGGGGCCGACACCGTCATCTGCGACGGTGAACTCACCCCCGCGCAGCTCACGGCGCTGGAGAAGGTCGTCAAGGTCAAGGTCATCGACCGGACGGCGCTGATCCTCGACATCTTCGCGCAGCACGCCACCTCGAGGGAGGGCAAGGCGCAGGTCGCGCTCGCGCAGATGGAGTACATGCTCCCGCGGCTGCGCGGCTGGGGTGAATCGATGTCGCGGCAGGCCGGTGGTCGTGCCGGCAGCAACGGCGGCGTCGGTCTGCGCGGTCCCGGTGAGACCAAGATCGAGACGGATCGTCGGCGGATCCGCGAGCGGATGGCGAAGCTGCGGCGCGAGATCAAGGAGATGAAGTCCGCCCGCGACACCAAGCGCAGCCACCGGCTCCGCAGCGAGATCCCGTCGGTCGCCATCGTCGGATACACCAACGCCGGCAAGTCGAGCCTGCTCAACGCCCTCACCGGTTCGGGTGTGCTCGTTCAGAACGCACTGTTCGCGACGCTCGATCCGACGACCCGACGCGCGACGTTCGAGGACGGTCGGGAGTACGTCCTCACCGACACCGTCGGCTTCGTCCGGCACCTGCCGACCCAGCTGGTCGAGGCGTTCCGCTCCACGCTCGAGGAGGTGACCGACGCCGACCTGCTGCTCCACGTCGTCGACGGATCGGATCCGCTGCCGACCGACCAGATCAAGGCCGTTCGCGAGGTCATCACCGAGGTCATCCGCGAGAACGATACGGCCGCGCCGCCCGAATTGATCGTGGTAAACAAGATCGATGCGGCGGACCCGGTGGTCCTGACCCAGCTGCGCGGGCTGCTGCCCGGTGCGGTGTTCGTGTCCGCCCGAACCGGGGAGGGCATCGATGAGCTGCGCGTACGGCTGTCCGAGATCGTCCGGCGCCCGGAGGTCGAGGTGGATGTCCTCGTGCCCTACACGCGAGGCGACCTCGTCGCACGGATCCACTCCGACGGCCAGATCCTCGACTCGACGCACGAGGAGACCGGCACCCGGATGCGCGTGCGGGTACCGGAGTCCCTGGCGTCGGCCCTCGTCGACTACGCGGGGCGTGCCTAG
- a CDS encoding amino acid ABC transporter permease, whose protein sequence is MGLIDTYGDQLVSAFWTTVQLTFWSALGALIWGTILAGMRVSPVPILRIFATWYVNIFRNTPLTLIIVFCSVGLYQNLGVHFAPEDSPTFIDQNNFRLAVLGFIVYTSAFVCESLRSGINTVPMGQAEAARSLGLTFTQSIRMIVLPQAFRSVIAPLGSVLIALTKNTTIASAIGVAEASLLMKTMIENEADKLFLVFGIFAIGFMILTLPVGFLFGYLGKRLAVKR, encoded by the coding sequence ATGGGACTTATCGATACCTACGGTGACCAGCTCGTCAGTGCGTTCTGGACGACCGTGCAGCTCACGTTCTGGTCGGCGCTCGGCGCGCTGATCTGGGGCACGATCCTCGCCGGCATGCGGGTCTCCCCCGTGCCGATCCTGCGGATCTTCGCGACCTGGTACGTCAACATCTTCCGCAATACACCGCTGACGCTGATCATCGTGTTCTGCTCGGTGGGGCTCTACCAGAACCTGGGTGTGCACTTCGCCCCCGAGGATTCTCCGACGTTCATCGACCAGAACAACTTCCGGCTCGCGGTGCTCGGATTCATCGTCTACACCTCAGCTTTCGTGTGTGAATCGCTGCGATCCGGCATCAACACCGTCCCGATGGGGCAGGCCGAAGCGGCCCGCTCGCTGGGTCTGACGTTCACCCAGAGCATCCGGATGATCGTGCTCCCCCAAGCGTTCCGGTCGGTCATCGCACCGCTGGGCAGTGTGCTGATCGCGCTGACGAAGAACACGACAATCGCGTCGGCGATCGGCGTGGCCGAAGCGTCACTCCTCATGAAGACGATGATCGAGAACGAGGCGGACAAGCTGTTCCTCGTCTTCGGAATCTTCGCCATCGGTTTCATGATCCTGACGCTGCCGGTCGGCTTCCTGTTCGGTTATCTCGGCAAGCGTTTGGCGGTGAAGCGATGA
- the dapF gene encoding diaminopimelate epimerase: protein MEFSKGHGTENDFVILPDPDADLVLPEHRIAALCDRRRGLGADGLLRVARAGALTAVGVLRDLPEGVSADDWFMDYRNADGSIAEMCGNGVRVFAHYLRATGLELRDEFVVGSRAGSRPVTVHAADHVNGDVTVEMGRVRELGTSTATVDGRVLEGIGIDVGNPHLACVDPGLTTAALAALDLTVSPGFDPGFFPEGVNIEILTALDGGSVEMRVHERGVGETRSCGTGTVAAAVAALRAHGDTDGKVEVRVPGGRVEVSVDGGHAALRGPSVLVAAGRIDDRWWTELG, encoded by the coding sequence ATGGAATTCAGCAAGGGCCACGGCACCGAGAACGACTTCGTGATCCTCCCGGATCCCGATGCCGACCTTGTTCTTCCCGAGCACCGGATCGCGGCCCTGTGCGACCGCCGTCGCGGACTCGGCGCCGACGGCCTCCTGCGGGTCGCCCGGGCCGGCGCCCTGACCGCGGTCGGCGTACTCCGCGACCTCCCCGAGGGTGTCTCCGCCGACGACTGGTTCATGGACTACCGCAACGCAGACGGGTCCATCGCGGAGATGTGCGGCAACGGTGTCCGGGTGTTCGCGCACTACCTGCGGGCCACGGGACTCGAACTGCGCGACGAGTTCGTCGTCGGCAGCCGTGCCGGTTCCCGACCGGTCACCGTCCACGCCGCCGACCACGTGAACGGCGACGTCACCGTCGAGATGGGGCGCGTCCGCGAGCTCGGCACCTCGACGGCGACCGTCGACGGCCGCGTCCTCGAGGGGATCGGCATCGATGTCGGCAACCCGCATCTCGCGTGTGTCGACCCGGGGCTGACAACGGCGGCGCTCGCCGCGCTGGACCTGACGGTCTCGCCTGGATTCGATCCGGGGTTCTTCCCCGAGGGCGTCAATATCGAGATCCTCACCGCGCTCGACGGCGGCTCGGTCGAGATGCGTGTCCACGAACGCGGCGTCGGCGAGACCCGCTCGTGCGGCACCGGAACCGTCGCGGCGGCGGTGGCCGCGCTGCGCGCGCACGGCGACACCGACGGCAAGGTCGAGGTCCGGGTGCCCGGTGGCCGAGTGGAGGTGTCGGTCGACGGTGGGCACGCGGCGCTGCGTGGGCCGTCCGTGCTCGTCGCGGCGGGTCGGATCGACGACCGCTGGTGGACCGAACTGGGCTGA
- a CDS encoding DUF349 domain-containing protein, translating into MTESNAPKPGSPKPGAPKPGAKPGAVKSGSPKPGPAPSHATPAVAPSDPSRFGRVDEDGTAWVRTADGERQIGSWQAGDAAEGLAHFGRRYDDLATEVALLETRLASGAGDAKKTRSAARAIAESLPTAAVIGDIDALSARLTVIIEGSEQAEEQAKLDKEQTRKEQTARKEALAAEAEQIGSESTQWKVAGDRLREILDEWKSIRGLDRKSDDALWRRFAKARETFNRRRGTHFAELDRERATAKSRKEELVAQAAALSSSTDWGTTAAQFRDLLAEWKAAGRAPREADDALWRQFKESQDVFFAARNAAASERDAEFAQNAVAKEELLKSAEDIDPDKDLDAARAALRDLQEKWDEIGKVPRERMHDLEGKLRAIEKRVRDAADSEWRRSDPEALARAAQFRERVAQFEEQAAKATAAGRTKDADKALAQAQQWREWAAAAEGAVNER; encoded by the coding sequence ATGACCGAGAGCAACGCACCCAAGCCGGGTTCCCCCAAGCCGGGTGCCCCGAAGCCGGGCGCCAAGCCCGGTGCTGTGAAATCCGGCTCACCCAAGCCCGGTCCGGCTCCGAGCCACGCCACGCCCGCCGTCGCCCCGAGCGACCCGAGCCGGTTCGGCCGCGTCGACGAGGACGGCACCGCGTGGGTTCGGACGGCGGACGGCGAACGGCAGATCGGCTCGTGGCAGGCAGGTGACGCGGCCGAGGGGCTGGCTCACTTCGGGCGCCGCTACGACGACCTCGCGACCGAGGTGGCGCTCCTCGAGACCCGGCTGGCCTCCGGCGCGGGCGACGCGAAGAAGACCCGCTCGGCAGCCCGTGCCATCGCGGAGTCGCTTCCGACGGCCGCGGTGATCGGCGACATCGACGCCCTCAGCGCCCGGCTCACCGTGATCATCGAGGGGTCGGAGCAGGCCGAGGAGCAGGCCAAGCTCGACAAGGAGCAGACCCGCAAGGAACAGACCGCCCGCAAGGAGGCGTTGGCGGCGGAGGCCGAGCAGATCGGTTCCGAGTCCACCCAGTGGAAGGTCGCCGGCGATCGGCTGCGCGAAATCCTCGACGAGTGGAAGTCCATCCGCGGTCTCGACCGCAAGAGCGACGACGCCCTGTGGCGGCGGTTCGCGAAGGCGCGCGAGACGTTCAACCGGCGCCGCGGCACGCATTTCGCCGAGCTCGACCGCGAACGCGCAACCGCCAAGTCCCGCAAGGAGGAGCTGGTCGCCCAGGCGGCGGCACTGTCCTCCTCCACCGACTGGGGAACGACCGCGGCCCAGTTCCGTGACCTGCTCGCCGAGTGGAAGGCCGCCGGTCGCGCACCTCGTGAGGCGGACGACGCCCTGTGGCGGCAGTTCAAGGAGTCGCAGGACGTGTTCTTCGCGGCCCGCAACGCCGCCGCGTCCGAGCGCGACGCCGAGTTCGCCCAGAACGCGGTCGCCAAGGAGGAGCTGCTGAAGAGCGCCGAGGACATCGATCCCGACAAGGATCTCGATGCGGCTCGCGCGGCCCTGCGCGACCTGCAGGAGAAGTGGGACGAGATCGGCAAGGTGCCCCGCGAACGCATGCACGACCTCGAAGGCAAGCTGCGCGCGATCGAGAAGCGGGTCCGCGACGCGGCCGACTCCGAGTGGCGCCGAAGCGATCCCGAGGCGCTGGCGCGTGCCGCCCAGTTCCGCGAGCGCGTCGCCCAGTTCGAGGAGCAGGCCGCGAAGGCGACCGCCGCGGGCCGCACCAAGGACGCGGACAAGGCCCTCGCCCAGGCACAGCAGTGGCGCGAGTGGGCCGCGGCCGCCGAGGGTGCCGTGAACGAGCGCTGA